A genomic segment from Leptospira congkakensis encodes:
- a CDS encoding protein-glutamate methylesterase/protein-glutamine glutaminase, whose translation MNKKPTVVIIDDSLLVRNILSDVLTKKDEVQVIATGKTGMDCIDLAEKLKPDFIVLDIEMPIMDGLTALAEIKKLKLSTHVIMLSVLTQHGADATFKALELGAVDFIPKPSSGNQFSPEDVAAVLSAKIKGFSDSKLPILESLVRPERTERQLNKSFQKPIKVDAIGIGTSTGGPKALQTVFASIPEDFAKPIFVVQHMPAGFTKAFADRLNSLSKIQVKEAEQGDLVQSGTAYIAPGDYQMKVITKGKDRFIELAHTGQVNGHRPSIEVLFDSLVETYGGDHLLSMIMTGMGKDGSQSITNIHAKGGITLAQNEATSVVYGMNRVAVELGGIDFVLPVEELVPKMIELLKSRGN comes from the coding sequence ATGAATAAAAAACCAACCGTTGTTATCATTGATGACTCACTACTCGTGAGGAATATCTTGAGTGATGTCCTTACTAAAAAAGATGAGGTGCAGGTCATTGCCACCGGGAAAACCGGAATGGATTGTATTGATTTAGCGGAAAAACTAAAACCTGACTTCATTGTTTTGGACATTGAGATGCCGATTATGGACGGTCTCACTGCACTTGCAGAAATTAAAAAACTAAAACTCTCTACTCACGTGATTATGCTTTCGGTTCTGACCCAACACGGGGCAGACGCCACTTTTAAAGCCTTGGAACTTGGGGCAGTTGACTTCATTCCCAAACCATCTAGTGGAAATCAGTTCTCTCCAGAGGATGTAGCTGCGGTATTGTCCGCAAAAATCAAAGGATTTTCTGATTCTAAACTTCCTATTTTGGAATCTCTTGTCAGGCCTGAGAGAACCGAACGCCAATTAAATAAAAGTTTTCAAAAACCGATCAAAGTAGACGCTATCGGAATAGGGACCTCAACGGGAGGACCCAAGGCCTTACAAACAGTGTTTGCGAGTATTCCTGAAGACTTTGCAAAACCTATCTTTGTGGTTCAGCATATGCCAGCGGGATTTACCAAGGCGTTTGCGGATAGGTTAAATTCCTTGTCGAAGATACAAGTTAAGGAAGCAGAGCAAGGTGACTTAGTGCAATCCGGAACTGCATACATTGCACCTGGTGATTACCAAATGAAAGTGATCACAAAAGGAAAAGACCGTTTCATTGAACTTGCCCATACAGGACAAGTCAATGGACACAGGCCTTCTATTGAAGTATTGTTTGATAGTTTGGTGGAAACATACGGTGGAGACCATCTTTTATCCATGATCATGACTGGTATGGGAAAAGACGGATCACAGTCAATCACCAACATTCACGCCAAAGGTGGTATTACTCTGGCGCAGAATGAAGCAACATCGGTAGTATACGGAATGAACCGAGTTGCTGTAGAATTGGGAGGCATTGATTTTGTCCTTCCGGTGGAAGAATTAGTACCAAAGATGATTGAATTATTAAAGTCGAGAGGGAATTAA
- a CDS encoding response regulator gives MARILVVDDAKFMRTLVKDALVGAGHEIVGEAENGNIAVEQYKNLKPDLVTMDITMREKDGIEATKEIIKFDASAKIIMVTALGQEDLLAKAIKMGVKDFVVKPFPPERLQQAAAKALGL, from the coding sequence ATGGCAAGAATTTTGGTTGTAGATGATGCAAAATTCATGAGAACGCTCGTAAAAGATGCGTTAGTTGGAGCGGGTCACGAGATCGTAGGTGAAGCTGAGAACGGTAATATTGCGGTAGAACAATACAAAAACCTCAAACCGGATTTGGTAACTATGGACATTACCATGCGTGAAAAAGATGGAATCGAGGCTACAAAAGAGATTATCAAATTTGATGCTTCTGCTAAGATCATTATGGTAACGGCTCTTGGTCAGGAAGATTTACTGGCAAAAGCAATTAAGATGGGTGTGAAAGATTTTGTTGTAAAACCTTTCCCTCCAGAAAGATTGCAACAAGCAGCAGCTAAAGCACTAGGTTTATAA
- a CDS encoding segregation and condensation protein A, which produces MSHTPEFIVRWQNQDGGLTEGPLTVLWSLIDSYKVDIFEVSLSRITSDFIQFLRTSQSLSIELTSEFAVMASHLVYLKSKALLPDPGFEEEDYDPPLPKELVDKLLEHKKFQMAGQRLAELDRLTAGMFTRETNQVLDETEVWLDVSLVDLISAFNSILEQESSNEIEDLLPVYEGVAQYSVEDKMAYIQNLLEKTGEIHFMDLFETEKPEKKEIVAAFLAVLEVVKIRVCKVLQHAVFGEIKIVKV; this is translated from the coding sequence GTGTCCCATACCCCGGAGTTTATCGTCCGGTGGCAGAACCAGGACGGAGGACTGACAGAAGGACCTTTAACGGTTTTATGGTCTCTGATTGATAGTTATAAGGTTGATATTTTTGAAGTCTCCCTTTCGCGTATCACATCTGATTTCATTCAATTCTTGAGAACCAGTCAGTCCTTATCGATTGAGTTAACTTCTGAGTTTGCCGTGATGGCATCTCATTTGGTGTATTTAAAATCCAAAGCCTTATTACCGGATCCTGGTTTTGAGGAAGAGGATTATGATCCACCCCTACCTAAAGAACTCGTCGATAAATTACTCGAACACAAAAAGTTTCAAATGGCCGGACAACGTCTGGCGGAACTGGACAGACTGACCGCAGGTATGTTCACCAGAGAAACCAACCAAGTTTTGGATGAAACAGAAGTTTGGTTGGATGTGAGCCTTGTGGATTTGATTTCTGCCTTCAATTCAATTTTGGAACAAGAGAGTTCCAATGAAATCGAAGACCTCCTCCCTGTCTACGAGGGTGTGGCCCAATACTCCGTAGAAGATAAAATGGCCTATATACAAAATCTTTTAGAAAAAACCGGGGAAATCCACTTTATGGATTTGTTCGAAACAGAAAAACCGGAAAAAAAAGAAATCGTCGCTGCCTTCCTTGCCGTATTAGAAGTTGTTAAAATCCGAGTTTGCAAAGTCCTTCAACATGCAGTTTTCGGTGAAATCAAAATAGTCAAGGTTTAG